The bacterium genome window below encodes:
- a CDS encoding SagB/ThcOx family dehydrogenase, with protein sequence MGDFENNRTFMKNGFGYPDRELVSDQDKGLPQPPVEKVIGSGLKIIDLPQVDKNTIIQGDLFACINNRRSRRKFVNQALTVSELSFLLWATQGVQKVVPAYNRTGIGTLRPVPSAGGRNAYETYLAVNNVTGLKSGIYLYRPLEHKLAFYREIDNLSDKLVAAYGGTEYLNEAKWLADTPVVFIWSCIPYRGEWRYHCESHRLMLLDAGHICQNLYLACEGIGCGTCAIGAWEKDAFDKLLGLDGKDEFVVYLAGVGKTTTEPA encoded by the coding sequence ATGGGTGATTTCGAGAACAATCGTACTTTCATGAAAAACGGATTCGGTTATCCTGATCGAGAACTGGTTTCCGATCAGGATAAAGGCTTGCCGCAACCGCCTGTTGAAAAAGTCATCGGCAGTGGTTTAAAAATTATTGACCTGCCGCAAGTTGATAAAAATACAATAATACAAGGTGACTTGTTTGCTTGTATCAATAACCGCAGGAGCCGGCGCAAGTTTGTCAATCAGGCGCTGACTGTAAGTGAGTTATCTTTTTTATTGTGGGCGACTCAGGGGGTACAAAAGGTTGTGCCGGCTTACAATCGAACCGGCATAGGTACGTTACGGCCGGTACCTTCGGCTGGTGGAAGGAATGCTTATGAAACTTATCTGGCAGTCAACAATGTGACAGGTCTGAAAAGCGGTATATATCTTTATCGTCCACTTGAACATAAACTTGCCTTTTACCGTGAAATTGATAATTTATCAGACAAGCTGGTTGCTGCATACGGTGGCACCGAGTATTTAAACGAAGCCAAGTGGCTTGCTGATACACCGGTAGTATTTATATGGTCGTGTATTCCTTATCGCGGTGAATGGCGTTATCATTGTGAATCTCATAGGTTGATGCTTTTAGATGCCGGTCATATATGCCAGAATCTTTATTTGGCTTGTGAAGGCATAGGGTGCGGTACTTGTGCAATTGGCGCTTGGGAGAAAGATGCTTTTGACAAACTGCTTGGTCTGGATGGTAAAGATGAATTTGTCGTCTATCTGGCTGGGGTTGGCAAAACAACAACTGAACCCGCTTAG
- a CDS encoding tRNA 4-thiouridine(8) synthase ThiI, whose product MKTISLLSGGLDSILAARTVMEQCIEVIGLCFVTPFFGPEPARKAAGQLGIKLIEHDFTDEYFEMMKNPRYGFGGNMNPCIDCHGMMLRTAHGLLEEHGASFLITGEVMGERPMSQTKGGLNAVLKLSADRDLILRPLSAKLLAPSKPEREGWVDRERLHDFSGRGRKRQEELAKSFGIKDYPQPAGGCLLTEPNYSTRLKELLKHEGFVRRDVELLAAGRHFRIAPNVKLAVGRNKAENEVLLKLAGEDDMVIRPDHNIKGPVGLLRGGPDEAELALALQIVARYCDVKIDEKLSLNIYTGNDPVRTQETVKPAEQEVNGYMI is encoded by the coding sequence ATGAAAACCATATCGCTACTTTCCGGAGGCCTGGACAGCATCCTGGCCGCCAGGACCGTAATGGAACAGTGCATCGAGGTCATCGGCCTCTGCTTTGTTACGCCGTTCTTCGGGCCGGAGCCGGCCCGCAAGGCTGCCGGCCAGCTGGGCATCAAACTGATAGAGCACGATTTCACCGATGAATACTTCGAGATGATGAAGAACCCCCGCTACGGATTCGGCGGGAACATGAACCCCTGCATAGATTGTCACGGGATGATGCTGAGGACCGCCCACGGCCTGCTGGAGGAGCATGGGGCCTCGTTCCTGATAACCGGAGAGGTGATGGGAGAACGGCCCATGTCCCAGACCAAGGGAGGCTTGAACGCGGTGCTGAAACTGTCTGCCGACCGGGACCTGATCCTGCGCCCCCTGTCGGCCAAACTGCTGGCGCCCTCAAAACCGGAGCGGGAGGGCTGGGTGGACCGGGAAAGGCTCCACGACTTTTCCGGGCGGGGCCGCAAGCGGCAGGAGGAGCTGGCCAAAAGTTTTGGGATCAAGGATTATCCCCAGCCAGCCGGGGGCTGCCTGCTGACCGAGCCCAACTATTCCACCCGGCTTAAAGAATTGCTTAAGCACGAAGGATTTGTGAGAAGGGATGTGGAACTGCTGGCCGCCGGGCGGCATTTCAGGATCGCCCCGAACGTAAAGCTGGCGGTGGGTCGCAACAAGGCGGAGAACGAAGTTCTGCTGAAACTGGCCGGGGAGGATGATATGGTCATCCGGCCGGATCACAATATCAAGGGCCCGGTGGGTCTGCTGCGGGGAGGACCGGATGAGGCCGAGCTGGCCCTGGCCCTGCAGATAGTGGCACGGTACTGCGATGTCAAGATCGATGAAAAATTAAGCCTGAATATCTATACCGGAAATGATCCGGTGAGGACCCAGGAAACTGTTAAACCTGCCGAGCAGGAAGTGAACGGTTACATGATATGA
- a CDS encoding S9 family peptidase has translation MMKRLYIINVLLFQVLLTGFAMAQPRAPMAPVVAWSDSVNGSVRSDDYHWLKERSDPRVKRYLEAENAYTDSVMAPTRDLQKKLYREFLNRIKQTDLSVPVKRDSFYYYSRTVKGQDYYIYCRKKGSLKASEELLLDENKLARGHAYYSIDITEVSPDHSILAYAVDTTGAFVYDVYFKDLKARKNISDSISGVRNIVWANDSRTVYYEAMDSTQRSDRVFRRRLGEGRDSLIYREADPRFWVSISKTFSQQYLFITSASKEESELRYLNAGRTEDSFKLFKPRRQKVEYWLEHHGPDFYIFTNDSAQNYRLLRTPVSDPAAKNWVEVIPHRPDVLLENVLMFRDFMAIQERTNGLSGLKVLKWGDTTAAVVLKFPEPAYSIYPWQKYDYNSSKLRYTYNSLVTPPSVYEYEMDKGTYHLLKRQEVLGGYDPLGYVSERIYATAPDGSRIPISLVHRRGLKLDGSNPCYLTGYGAYGDNNDPYFSSSRLSLLDRGFVYAVAQVRGGQEMGRGWYLDGKLLNKKNSFTDFIACAEQLIKQGYTSSSKLVISGGSAGGLLMGAVVNSRPDLFRAAVLDVPFLDVINTMLDPTIPLTTAEYQEWGDPRDPQYYRYMLSYSPYDNIRAQDYPAMLVTTGWNDANVAYWEPAKWVAKLRTAKTDSNRLLLKTDMKSGHHGPSGRYGYLKDLAFEYAFILDVLGIKR, from the coding sequence GACAGGATTTGCCATGGCCCAGCCCAGGGCGCCAATGGCGCCGGTGGTGGCCTGGAGCGACAGCGTTAACGGCTCTGTCCGTTCCGACGATTATCACTGGCTTAAGGAGCGGTCCGATCCCAGGGTTAAAAGATACCTGGAAGCCGAGAACGCCTACACCGATTCGGTGATGGCCCCCACCAGGGACTTGCAGAAAAAACTGTACCGGGAGTTTCTGAACCGGATCAAGCAGACCGATCTCTCGGTCCCGGTGAAGCGCGACAGTTTCTATTACTACTCCCGCACCGTCAAGGGCCAGGACTATTATATCTACTGCCGCAAGAAAGGGTCTCTCAAAGCCTCTGAAGAATTATTACTGGACGAGAACAAACTGGCTCGTGGCCACGCCTATTATTCTATCGACATCACCGAGGTCAGCCCCGATCACTCCATCCTGGCCTATGCGGTGGACACCACCGGAGCCTTTGTCTACGATGTGTATTTCAAGGACCTGAAGGCCCGAAAGAACATTTCCGACTCCATTTCCGGCGTCAGGAACATAGTCTGGGCCAACGACAGCCGGACAGTATACTACGAAGCGATGGACAGCACCCAGCGCTCCGACCGGGTTTTCCGCCGCCGGCTGGGGGAAGGCCGGGACAGCCTGATCTACCGCGAAGCCGATCCCCGGTTCTGGGTAAGCATCAGCAAGACCTTTTCGCAGCAATACCTGTTCATCACCTCCGCCAGCAAGGAGGAGTCCGAGCTGCGCTATCTTAACGCCGGACGGACTGAGGACAGCTTCAAGCTTTTTAAGCCCCGGCGCCAGAAGGTTGAATACTGGCTGGAGCATCACGGTCCGGACTTCTACATATTCACCAATGACAGCGCCCAGAACTACCGGCTGCTGCGGACACCGGTATCCGATCCCGCCGCCAAGAACTGGGTGGAAGTGATCCCGCACCGGCCCGATGTCCTGCTGGAAAACGTGCTGATGTTCCGGGATTTCATGGCTATTCAGGAACGGACGAATGGCTTAAGCGGGCTGAAGGTCCTTAAATGGGGCGATACCACGGCGGCTGTGGTCCTGAAATTCCCGGAGCCGGCCTATTCCATCTACCCCTGGCAAAAATACGATTATAATTCCTCCAAGCTCCGCTATACCTACAATTCGCTGGTTACGCCGCCTTCGGTCTACGAATACGAGATGGACAAAGGCACTTATCACCTTCTGAAAAGACAGGAAGTGCTGGGCGGATACGATCCCCTGGGCTATGTTTCGGAGAGGATCTACGCCACCGCTCCGGACGGGTCCCGCATCCCCATTTCGCTGGTCCACCGCCGGGGATTGAAACTGGACGGGAGCAATCCCTGCTACCTTACCGGTTATGGCGCATACGGCGACAATAATGATCCCTACTTCAGCTCCAGCCGGTTGAGCCTGCTGGACCGGGGCTTCGTCTATGCCGTGGCCCAGGTGCGGGGCGGCCAGGAGATGGGACGGGGCTGGTATCTGGACGGGAAACTCCTGAACAAAAAGAACTCTTTCACCGATTTCATCGCCTGCGCGGAGCAACTCATAAAACAGGGATACACCTCTTCCAGTAAATTGGTGATCAGCGGCGGCAGCGCCGGAGGACTGCTGATGGGGGCGGTGGTCAACAGCCGGCCCGATCTGTTCCGGGCTGCGGTGCTGGACGTGCCGTTCCTGGACGTCATCAACACCATGCTGGACCCCACCATTCCCCTGACCACCGCCGAGTATCAGGAATGGGGCGATCCCCGGGATCCCCAGTATTACCGGTACATGCTGTCCTACTCGCCTTACGACAACATCCGGGCCCAGGACTATCCGGCCATGCTGGTAACCACCGGCTGGAACGACGCCAACGTGGCCTATTGGGAGCCGGCCAAGTGGGTGGCCAAACTTCGGACCGCCAAAACCGACAGCAACCGCCTGCTGTTGAAGACCGATATGAAAAGCGGGCACCACGGGCCTTCCGGCAGATATGGTTATCTCAAGGACCTGGCCTTTGAATATGCCTTCATATTGGATGTGCTGGGGATAAAACGATAG